The Hypanus sabinus isolate sHypSab1 chromosome 7, sHypSab1.hap1, whole genome shotgun sequence region GCTCACTGCCTCAGTCAGTAGATCAGGGCTGTTACAGGCCCTCCTGGCCCAAAGAGTCAGTGCTACACATTATACCCataagaccaattaacctactaaccaatgtatctgtgggatgaaactggagaaAGCCacccggtcacagggagaacagatggtggtggggggtgaaCCCTTATCCATGGCTACCGTGACATCAGTGTAAACCACCCCTCTGAATGGCGAATATCGAACAGTACCGCACCGGAATAGGCCCCTTGGCCTCCAAAGTTGTACCTAAAGAATGAAAATGATGGTGAGATCTAAATAATTATTAATTAAAGGGGCTGTGTCCACACACCTATCCACCACCCTAATCCTGTTCTGAGCTAATCTATGCTTTTGTATTGTGGGGTAAGTGTGGCCCTGCCTGTGACCCCTGGGCTGGGGGCAGTGAGTCCTTTCCTGCAATAGGAGTGGAGCCCGGGCTGGACTGAGCTCATGGTGCCACTCTCTCTCCAAAGAGTGCTCTCTGCATTGGGAAGTGAGGCTGGGCTCCGCTCATGTGCTGCTCTCTCCCCGCAGAGTGCTCCCTCTGCAGCAGCTCGACCTGTCTCACTGTGTGACCAGCTCCTCTGCCATCCTGCAAATCCTGCGGCGCTGCCACCAGCTCCTGGGGCTCAGTCTGGAGGGGCTGTTGCTGTCCGACGATGTCATCAGGTGAGGAGCTGGTGCGGGTGGGGAGGCTTGGGGGTCGTTGTCGGTGCTCGGGCTGACTTGCTGCTCACTGTTTGTTTGTAGGGCTGTTGGCCACAGCGAGAAACTGCTCCGGCTCAATCTCTCCAGCTGTTCCCGGTTTGGGTCTGACTCCCTCAACCAGATGTTGAACAGCTGTCCCAGGTAAGTGTGGCAGGGGAGAAGCCTTAAGAACTAAGTTGGAGTGGTGTGGTGGGACTGTGAGAATGCGAGTTGATTTGGTGGGTTGGGGACTGATGCTGCACCCCCACTGTGAGAATGCGAGTTGATTTGGTGGGTCGGGGACTGATGCTGCACCCCCACTGTGAGAATGCGAGTTGATTTGGTGGGTCGGGGACTGATGCTGCACCCCCACTGTGAGAATGCGAGTTGATTTGGTGGGTCGGGGACTGATGCTGCACCCCCACTGTGAGAATGCGAGTTGATTTGGTGGGTCGGGGACTGATGCTGCACCCCCACTGTGAGAATGTGAGTTGATTTGGTGGGTCGGGGACTGATGCTGCACCCCCACTGTGAGAATGCGAGTTGATTTGGTGGGTCGGGGACTGATGCTGCACCCCCACTGTGAAAATGCGAGTTGATTTGGTGGGTCGGGGACTGATGCTGCACCCCCACTGTGAGAATGCGAGTTGATTTGGTGGGTCGGGGACTGATGCTGCACCCCCACTGTCTGAGACACAGGTTTGATCCAGACCTCAGGTGCCTGTGTGtgcggagtttgcacattctctgtgACACTGTGGCTTTTTCCATCAGCTTTGATTTCCCCCACATCCCATGAATGTGGGCCCCATCCTGTGGCAGGTGTTagattctgggggtgggggggggggaagaaggaatATGGGGCCAAGGTGGGAGGGAGTAGGTATGATTGTATCCCCTCACTTTCTGTGCCCTCTTCCCAGGCTGGATGAGCTGAATGTCTCATGGTGTGAGTTTGGGCTGGAGCATATACAGGTGCTGGTCACACACGTACCCAGCACCGTGACACAGCTCAACATCAGTGGCCACAGGCACTGCCTCCGGAATGCTGGTAGGTGACAGCCCCAACCCCTCCGGCACAGCTCTGCACCACTGTTCAACACACTTAGACCTTTCGGCTCACCATATGTctgtgccaaattaaactaatcttcTGCCTGCGTGTAGCCAGTACTCTTTCATTCCTTGCCTGTTCATGTCTCTGGTTCAATGGTTGCATCaccctggtatggaggggttgctgcacaggatcggaaaaagctgctgaaattcagctccatcatgggcactaacctccccagttaccagggcaccttcaaaaggtgatgtctcagaaaggcatcattaaggacaccatcaaccaggacatgccctcttctcgttgctaccattgAGGAGGAGGTAGGAACCccaagacacacagtcaacatttcagaaacagcttctacccctttgGCAGTTAGTTTTTTGAATGgataatgaatccatgaacacaacctcaattGCCCcccctctctttttacactaatattgtaatttatagttattatgtattgcaatatactgctgctgctaaacaaatttcacaacatatgccagagatACCAATTCTGAtcctctcttaaaagcctcttatACACCCATATCATATCTGCCACCGACATCTGTTccaggcaccccccccccccaccccgcccccactGGTTTGCGATTCTCACCTTAACACTATGTCATCTAGTATCTGACTTTTCAACCGACTCTGTTTCTGCTCCAGTTTTATAAACTCCATCAGGTCTCCACTCAACCTCTGAAGATCAAgttatccaacctctccttatagcacatgccctctgaacCAAGTCCAGGTGGACTttcacaccctctccaaagcctccacattcttcctccAACAGGGCAACCAGACCTGTACTTGATTGGGGTGGGGGTGCAAGGTGTGATCTGCCAGTTGCTGACGTCTTTGCTTTGTGCCTAGATGTGGAGGTTCTGTGCCAGCGATGTCCACAGATCACCAACCTGGACATGAGGTGAGTCACTGCTGTTCACCGCACTTCCTAGGTTGCCTCCACCACTTTCAGCATCTAACTGTGCTCTCTCCCTCAGTGACAGCACGATGCTCACGCCGGAATGTTTCCCTGCTCTCCGTCAACTCTCTCACCTCCAGCACCTGGGCCTCAGCAGATGCCATGAGATCCCTCCAGCAGCTCTTGTGTAAGTGTAGGGGCTTCTCACTGTCTGTTAGTGGCTCAGCCACACAGCAACAAAACCCCACACTCAATGCTGAGTTCTCTCCTTTAACTTGGTTAGAGGGAGGGGAAAATTGGCCAGGGCTCTGTAAATCCTGTTTGGAAGGCTGCCAGTAGTGCAGTGCTGTGGAAGTGTTGTCACTTGCTGATTTGTTTGCCTGTTGTGTGCAGGGAGCTGAGGGAGATCATCTCCCTGAAAACGCTGAGTATTTATGGGCTGGTACGAGACTCCACACTCAACGTGAAGGAGCTGATTCCTCAGATTAAGATCAACGCCTTTCCTCTGACAAGCATCGCTCGGCCAACTCCAGGCCATGGCAAAAGTCGGACCATCTGGGGCATTACCTGTAGGCTGGAGATGCGCACCCTCTGAGCACTTGGACCATTCTAACGCACACTACAGCAGAGATCCCAGGGCCTGGGATTGGCTCCCATGTTTGATGGGATGGATGCCACCTGGACAGAGTAGCAGGAGCTTGTGTTAACCAGGAATTGGGAAGTAAAAGGTTGTACAGGAGCTACCGAAGCAGGCAACTGAAACTTGACAGGGACTACAAGGCACAGGTAGTGTAGGTGCCGAGTTCTGCGAGAAGCCCAACGTACAGGACAGGGTGAGAGAGCACACAGCTGTCACCGGAATGGAGTTGGAGAAAAGATCTGTCCTGTGTCGTGAATGAGCACCGTGCCTGCACTGTCAGCCCCTCGTGTACAGACTGCAGTGGTTACAGTTCCTGTTTCATATGTAAGTCAATAAACACATGGAATGTTTGTTTAtctgtggaagaaatgtggcattaAGTAGTTCTTCCCTCCCTAGTCTGGGAGGGAAGAGGAGGGTATGGTGTCAGTGGTCCAGACTGTGGGACACTGGAAGTAGAAACTGAAttatagtcatagagcactgcagcacagaaacagaccttcagAACATCTAGTCTATGCCCACCTATTAATCTGCCTCGTCTCACCCACCCTCacctggtccaaatccctcccagcaaggtacctatccaaatttctcttaaatgttgaaattgaacccacatcaccagaatgctggcagcttattctacactcaccaccctctgagtggagaagttACCTCTAAACATTttacccatgacttctagttctagtctcacccaacctgaaaaAGCTACTTACTTTTACTGTATCTATAAACCTCAATGAattcctttatcaaatctcccttcattcttcaatgctccagggaataaagtcctaatctatttaagctttccctacaactcagactccttgtaaattttctctccctttttcaatcttattgacatctttcctgtaagtaggtgaccagaactgcactcaatactcccaACTGTGGTCGTAGCAACGTTGGTATAGCTGCATCATGACGTCCCAGACCCTGACTAATACAGACAAGTTTGCTAAACAGTTTGTCAACCTGTATTTCAACTTACAGGGAACTGAGATACACATCCTGTCTGCCAGAACATGCCTCAGTAGACAACCCTAACCCAAGACTATACTGCTGCAATACACAGTTCTGCAAATTCCTTCCTGGATCTCCTTCCTCTTACTACTGGTCTATAAACCAGCCGTGGTTCTATTCTTCCTAACCTAAAACAGATTGGGGCCTTTGCTTACTAGGCACCTGTCTCTCCAACTATGCCATATTCTCCTGAACACTATCACAGGCTGTACAGTACTTGCAGCTCCCTGACCCAGCTTGTTGGAGCAGGAGCCTGAACGTCTGGTGTTTCCAGGGAGGGTCATCTGAAAGCCACAGACCACATGAGAGAGTTAAAGACGAGTGGCTCTGCAGCAGCTCAGAGTTGGGAGAACAGAGCAAAAGTTTACAGCAAACTCActgaagatgccagagagtattTAAAAATAATGCTTTATTCAGCTTCCTTTTTGATGGCTCCAGTCCCTCCCTCTGCTTAGGTCAGTGAATGAGGTAAAGGCTCAGTCCAAGCTGATAAAATATTTCCTGTCCAGACAGGGCACAGCTCAGGAGCGGTGTAAATGGCACACACCTGCCAGTGAGCTTCTTGCTTAGGGTCAAACCCACACTACACCAAACCACCCTGGCTCCAGGTCAGGCAAGCACCACACAATCCAGGTTCAGTAGTCCCATCCTTTGGCAGGGATTCACTCTTCCAGCAGCACTGTGCACAAAGCGTCCTCCTCCTCCACAGTTAAAGTGGCAACTGCTCCATCGTTGAACTCGAACGAGGTCCCTCCATCTACCACCATACAGGCATCCCAGCACCTGGAGCGAATCGACATTCTGGAGGAGGAGCAGAGCAAAGGCTGGGACCTCAGGTTTGTGCAGCACTCAGACACCATCCGACACTCAAAGGCTTTGCCACCCCAAAACCTCAACCATTTCTCCCCCTCTcaaaagctgcctgacctgcagagcttTCACTGGAATGATGGGTCGTGAACAAAGGAATTGGGGTCCTCACAGTAGCCTGGTTGTTTGGTGGCAGGGCAGGGTGAAATGCACCCAAGTACTGTTTATTGTTCAAGGCCATTAAATTGCAGTCTCCACACCCGCTCaagttaaattgcatctgccattcctttgctcACTGCCCAGTCCTACAGCTGTGTGCGCAAGGTAACACGTTTATACAGGAAGATCCCACTCAGGGTCAACATTTGTAGAAGGGAAAATCTGACAAGCTCTTCAACAGTAAGACTGCAGCTGAAAGAAGCCCAGAGACATACGCACTTGCTGGTAAAGCCGCGATGCAGGGTGCTGGTGAACACTCTGTTTACGATGGGCTCCCGAATGCTAAAGAAAAGCCTCGGCTCCTCGGGGGAGAAGATCAGCGAATCATTGTAGTGGTCGGTGACTACAAAAGAAAGCAAAAGGTAAATTCAAACCATGCGCAGTTGTCTGTGAGGATATTCTGCTTTGTGTCATGCTAGCCACTTCCCACACAGTACACAACCCTGGGGATAACTGCGCTGAATTCAGAGGGACCCCTCCATCTGTTAACTGACAGACCTGACCCAAGCCGAGCCTTCTGCAGCACCAGTCCGTCACTGCGGGATTTCACAacaggaggggtggtactgaccTGGTCAGTCAGAATGGCTCATTGAACCCAGGCCTCGAGATACCTCGCAGGACAGGGTCCCACACAATACGAGCTGCCTACCATGCCCTTCTGCGACGCGCCAAGGAGATCATTGTACAGGAAGGTGTTGCACAGGGCAGGACCGTGCAGTAGGTTTTTAAGTGAGTTCACTGACAACCCTTCTACTTGTTCATTCTCTGACATATATGGAGTAGGAGGGGTTGCAGCCCCTGTTTGAATATCTGAAGGTGATGCTCCTCAGGTTCTGGTTATAtttcagtcccattctcctgccatatGGGCACCCAGTACAGAAGAAGGTGGATTGCTTGCAGGATTTAATGGTGGGTTTGCTCTGGGCCTGGCCAAAATGGCCATTCACAGGTCCAGGCAGTGGCAGGACAAAGGCTCTGCCAAGGCTGACTGGCCCTCTTCCAAGGATATGTTCACGCCCAGCTGTCCTTGCAGAGGGAGCACGCAGTCACGataggtatggggggggggggatttctgCGGTGGTGGTCCCACCCGAGTATAGACAGTAATGATACTTATATTTTTGTAAAATGGAGCAGTATCTGGGTGACGGGGAGGGAGGcatactggtggggggggggggggagagtggagaagagagaTAAAACAAACAGCACTCACCTTGTTCCACAGAATCTCGATCCATCTGCAGGGCCACGTGGCCTCTCTCCTGTGCTGAAGGGCAGAGGGAAAGGGAGGTCACATTAACACCCAGTTCGCAAGCAATCTGCTCTCCGTCTCTGAGGTATTGCAGCAGCGATTACCACGCCAAACTAAGCTGCTGGTGTAGGAGATAACACTAACCCTGACAAGGGGTTAGCAGGAGCTGGCAAAATGTGATGAATGAAAACTAGATCAGCTGAACCAAAGATTTGTTTGTGCAGAGGCAAGCTCGACAGTATGTTAAAACGACAGTTATGTGGGCAGGTTCACTGAGGGACAGAGTGATGTGGGAAAAGTGAAAAGGCTGTGATCTGGAGTCTGaatgagggtggggggggtggaatggAGATGGATATGGGTGTAGGAGGTTGTAGGTGTGGATTTCTAAGTATAGTAAGTAGTGAGCGCTTCGTATTCAGGGTGCAGGGTGTGTTTGTACCACACTTGTGCTCCTCTGGTCAGTTTGAGTCTGTTGAGGGCCGGACCACACCAGTGAGGGACAAATCTGGGCAAACCCAGGCAGCCAGCACTTCACTGGCTCAAACTGTTCTGCCAGTTAGACAGCCCAAGCCCTCCAATGTTCAGTGTCAAATCAATGTAGTGtaatggcaccatctcagagtcatagagcacagaaacaggccattcagcccatctgagTAAGTACCATTTGTTCAAGTTTGATGCAAATCTTTTGCTTCCCAAGGACCTGGCCAAAACTCTTATTGTAATTCAACGCACCTCAGCCACTtctccggcagctcattccataattCCACCATCCCCAGTGTGGAAAAAATTGTCCCACAGGTCCCCTTCGAATCTT contains the following coding sequences:
- the LOC132396491 gene encoding S-phase kinase-associated protein 2-like; protein product: MRREDRGCSSATLTWSWDSVETDSLMTVMGVRLIEDNVNAAGEDANHSPPNKRPRPCQGKENQPHSFLVSRRFRKADCSSGVSRSWEELPDELLLVIFHSLSMPQLLKVSQVSRRWHRLAFDKSLWYSVDLSKASLPSGTLGRVLGAGVVVLRSPRSFLGDPMFKDDRVLPLQQLDLSHCVTSSSAILQILRRCHQLLGLSLEGLLLSDDVIRAVGHSEKLLRLNLSSCSRFGSDSLNQMLNSCPRLDELNVSWCEFGLEHIQVLVTHVPSTVTQLNISGHRHCLRNADVEVLCQRCPQITNLDMSDSTMLTPECFPALRQLSHLQHLGLSRCHEIPPAALVELREIISLKTLSIYGLVRDSTLNVKELIPQIKINAFPLTSIARPTPGHGKSRTIWGITCRLEMRTL